DNA sequence from the bacterium genome:
CCGGCATGACGACAGCGTCGAATACCAGCTGGAACAATTGATCGTGAAGTCCTACCTCCACGGCGCCTTCAACGAGTTGAACCCCGCCGCCATGGAGAAGGGATTCCACCCCGACTTCGCCATCTTCAGCGCCAAGGGCGACAAGCTGGGGCGCTACGAGATCGCCGACTGGGTCGAAGGCGTCGCCAAGCGCAAGGCCGACCCGGAATTCGACGCCGAGAAGAACAAATGGGACTACAAGATCACCAAC
Encoded proteins:
- a CDS encoding nuclear transport factor 2 family protein; amino-acid sequence: MRRALIVTAVALVIVSTPLPAQHRHDDSVEYQLEQLIVKSYLHGAFNELNPAAMEKGFHPDFAIFSAKGDKLGRYEIADWVEGVAKRKADPEFDAEKNKWDYKITN